A single window of Lutzomyia longipalpis isolate SR_M1_2022 chromosome 1, ASM2433408v1 DNA harbors:
- the LOC129797809 gene encoding phosphorylase b kinase gamma catalytic chain, liver/testis isoform isoform X2, translating to MAKDEEDDEFLPDRDAAKGFYAKYEPKEILGRGISSTVRRCIEKETGREFAAKIIDLGAEGATEASTRHMLEATRQEISILRHVMGHPYIIELQDVFESDAFIFLVFELCKNGELFDYLTSVVTLSEKKTRYIMRQVFEGVEYIHAADIVHRDLKPENILLDDSLNVKITDFGFAKHLEPGQKLFDLCGTPGYLAPETLKCSMFEDAAGYSKEVDVWACGVIMFTLLVGCPPFWHRKQMVMLRNIMEGKYSFTSPEWADISEDPKDLIRKCLVVDPVKRITVQEALRHPFFNTVKRRQSLFNARKKFLYAILCVRAVVRIRRLRFTAEPLKVEEALKDPYRVKVLRKVIDGCAFRVYGHWVKKGEGQNRAALFENMPRTELHTLYMNNLSR from the exons ATGGCCAAGGACGAGGAGGACGATGAATTCCTACCGGACAGAGATGCCGCCAAGGGGTTCTATGCGAAATACGAACCAAAGGAAATTCTGGGCAG AGGCATCAGCTCAACAGTCAGGCGGTGCATTGAGAAGGAGACTGGTCGTGAATTTGCTGCCAAGATCATCGATTTGGGTGCTGAAGGAGCCACAGAAGCATCAACGCGTCACATGTTGGAGGCGACACgccaggaaatttccattttacgCCATGTAATGGGGCATCCGTACATCATTGAGCTGCAGGATGTTTTTGAGTCTGACGCCTTCATCTTCCTTGTGTTTGAGCTGTGCAAGAATGGTGAACTCTTTGACTATCTCACCTCCGTCGTGACACTGTCTGAGAAGAAGACGCGATACATTATGAG acAAGTATTTGAAGGAGTTGAATATATTCATGCTGCAGACATTGTGCACAGAGACTTGAAgccagaaaatattttactggATGACagtttaaatgttaaaattacaGATTTTGGTTTTGCCAAACATCTTGAGCCTGGACAGAAGCTTTTTG ATTTGTGTGGCACTCCTGGgtatttggcgcctgaaacgCTTAAATGCAGCATGTTTGAAGATGCAGCGGGATATTCGAAAGAGGTGGATGTTTGGGCGTGTGGTGTGATAATGTTTACACTCCTCGTGGGTTGCCCACCGTTTTGGCATCGCAAACAAATGGTAATGCTGCGAAATATCATGGAAGGGAAATACAGTTTTACATCACCCGAATGGGCTGATATTTCAG AGGATCCCAAAGATTTGATACGAAAGTGCCTCGTTGTTGATCCAGTTAAACGTATTACAGTACAGGAAGCTCTCCGTCATCCATTCTTCAATACAGTT AAGAGGAGACAGAGTTTATTCAATGCTAGAAAGAAGTTCCTTTATGCAATTCTCTGCGTACGAGCTGTTGTGCGTATCAGACGATTGAGATTTACGGCTGAACCACTTAAAGTTGAGGAAGCCCTCAAGGATCCATACAGGGTGAAAGTGCTAAGAaag GTGATCGATGGCTGTGCCTTCCGTGTTTATGGTCATTGGGTGAAGAAGGGCGAAGGCCAAAATAGAGCTGCGCTCTTTGAGAATATGCCACGTACAGAGTTACATACACTCTATATGAATAATCTAAGTCGATAG
- the LOC129797809 gene encoding phosphorylase b kinase gamma catalytic chain, skeletal muscle/heart isoform isoform X1: protein MAKDEEDDEFLPDRDAAKGFYAKYEPKEILGRGISSTVRRCIEKETGREFAAKIIDLGAEGATEASTRHMLEATRQEISILRHVMGHPYIIELQDVFESDAFIFLVFELCKNGELFDYLTSVVTLSEKKTRYIMRQVFEGVEYIHAADIVHRDLKPENILLDDSLNVKITDFGFAKHLEPGQKLFDLCGTPGYLAPETLKCSMFEDAAGYSKEVDVWACGVIMFTLLVGCPPFWHRKQMVMLRNIMEGKYSFTSPEWADISEDPKDLIRKCLVVDPVKRITVQEALRHPFFNTVLFEQDIGILKRSLSTKSRRFSRISEIALKRRQSLFNARKKFLYAILCVRAVVRIRRLRFTAEPLKVEEALKDPYRVKVLRKVIDGCAFRVYGHWVKKGEGQNRAALFENMPRTELHTLYMNNLSR from the exons ATGGCCAAGGACGAGGAGGACGATGAATTCCTACCGGACAGAGATGCCGCCAAGGGGTTCTATGCGAAATACGAACCAAAGGAAATTCTGGGCAG AGGCATCAGCTCAACAGTCAGGCGGTGCATTGAGAAGGAGACTGGTCGTGAATTTGCTGCCAAGATCATCGATTTGGGTGCTGAAGGAGCCACAGAAGCATCAACGCGTCACATGTTGGAGGCGACACgccaggaaatttccattttacgCCATGTAATGGGGCATCCGTACATCATTGAGCTGCAGGATGTTTTTGAGTCTGACGCCTTCATCTTCCTTGTGTTTGAGCTGTGCAAGAATGGTGAACTCTTTGACTATCTCACCTCCGTCGTGACACTGTCTGAGAAGAAGACGCGATACATTATGAG acAAGTATTTGAAGGAGTTGAATATATTCATGCTGCAGACATTGTGCACAGAGACTTGAAgccagaaaatattttactggATGACagtttaaatgttaaaattacaGATTTTGGTTTTGCCAAACATCTTGAGCCTGGACAGAAGCTTTTTG ATTTGTGTGGCACTCCTGGgtatttggcgcctgaaacgCTTAAATGCAGCATGTTTGAAGATGCAGCGGGATATTCGAAAGAGGTGGATGTTTGGGCGTGTGGTGTGATAATGTTTACACTCCTCGTGGGTTGCCCACCGTTTTGGCATCGCAAACAAATGGTAATGCTGCGAAATATCATGGAAGGGAAATACAGTTTTACATCACCCGAATGGGCTGATATTTCAG AGGATCCCAAAGATTTGATACGAAAGTGCCTCGTTGTTGATCCAGTTAAACGTATTACAGTACAGGAAGCTCTCCGTCATCCATTCTTCAATACAGTT CTTTTTGAGCAAGACATTGGAATACTTAAACGAAGTCTATCAACAAAATCAAGGAGATTCAGTCGTATCTCCGAAATTGCACTG AAGAGGAGACAGAGTTTATTCAATGCTAGAAAGAAGTTCCTTTATGCAATTCTCTGCGTACGAGCTGTTGTGCGTATCAGACGATTGAGATTTACGGCTGAACCACTTAAAGTTGAGGAAGCCCTCAAGGATCCATACAGGGTGAAAGTGCTAAGAaag GTGATCGATGGCTGTGCCTTCCGTGTTTATGGTCATTGGGTGAAGAAGGGCGAAGGCCAAAATAGAGCTGCGCTCTTTGAGAATATGCCACGTACAGAGTTACATACACTCTATATGAATAATCTAAGTCGATAG